The Pseudomonas marginalis genomic interval GCGCCCGACCTGCGCCAGCAGTTCATCTTCGAAGTAGAGGCGCAGCCTGCCCAGTACGCCGCTGGTGGCGGATTGAGTCATGTGCAGGCGTTCGGCAGCGCGGGTGATGTTCTGCTCTTCCAGTAACACATCCAGCGCCACCAGGAGATTGAGATCCAGGTGGTTGAAGCGCATGGCGGTCTCGATTCTTGTATTTATTTTGTAAATACCTTCCGACCTTCCTATCGCGGCGTCAAGTCCCGTGAATGGATGAATCGAACGACGCCTGGTTCGATTTTCCATGTCACTTGCGCCGCGCAGCCAGGTATCGCATTTGCCGATAGGTCGCATCCCGACAAGCGATTAGTCAGTGGGTTTTTGCCCCTTCAGTATCGGCCCACAGTCGGTTGGCGTGACGCTTCATCGACTTCAAGACCCGCCTCGGCAGCGCTCCGCCTGGCACGGTTCCCGTAAGCGGGGTGCTGGCCTGCGCTGAATAATTACAATGGAGTGGTAACTCAATGAACATCATTGGCCTTGATGCCTTGATTTTTGGCGTCGACGATATTCAAGCCTGTACCCATTGCCTGCGTGACTACGGCCTGCGCCCTGTCGATGTCGACAGCGAGGGCGGTCGTTTTGAAGCCCTCGACGGCACGGCGGTGATTATCCGTCATGCAGACGATGCTCGTTTGCCGGTGGCCATCGGGCCTGCTCCCTCGATTCGGGAAACCGTTTATGGCGTGGCCGGCGTGGCTGACCTCGAGGCCATCGCCGATGAGTTGGGGCGCGACCGCCCGGTGACCCGCGGTGCCGATGGCTCCGTGCACAGCGTGGACGATATGGGCTTTGCCATTGGTTTCCAGATCAGCGTGCGGCGTGCGTACAGCGCGCCCGCCGACCTGACTAACGCACCGGGCCATGTCCCCCAGCGGCCGGTCAACCAGCCGGGCATCAGCCCCGATATGCAGGCTTTGCCGCGTACCCTGTCCCACGTGGTGTATTTCGTGCCGGATGCAGCCAAGGCCGAGGTTTTTTACCAGCGCCTGG includes:
- a CDS encoding VOC family protein, yielding MNIIGLDALIFGVDDIQACTHCLRDYGLRPVDVDSEGGRFEALDGTAVIIRHADDARLPVAIGPAPSIRETVYGVAGVADLEAIADELGRDRPVTRGADGSVHSVDDMGFAIGFQISVRRAYSAPADLTNAPGHVPQRPVNQPGISPDMQALPRTLSHVVYFVPDAAKAEVFYQRLGFVTTDTFVGAGPFMRPAGSDDHHCLFMIQTPPHMKGCEHFTFHMGSGTEVLLAGRRFEQQGWTSFWGPGRHLFGSNWFWYFNSPLGCHIEYDADMDKHDDAWQARQAPLSADNSQLFLFTSREKWFPSGPPPKQA